One stretch of Mycobacteriales bacterium DNA includes these proteins:
- a CDS encoding aminoglycoside adenylyltransferase domain-containing protein has product MVTPFPELDALLADLVGSARAILGDTFVGAYVQGSFALGAGDLTSDCDFIVATTAPPSGPAEAGLRALHDEIPTRPGLWPRNIEGSYADVTSLRSVDGLGVPWLFNDHGHRTLIWDTHCNSAHARWILHRHGITLAGPPVTELVDPVPPESLRAEARTALPGILAGLRSWAPFDIAWTQRYLVSTYCRVLYTLRTAEVTSKRGALTWARDELDPRWRPLLTQVIEDRPLGWDPDAPPRPGSLETALEFAAYVAALG; this is encoded by the coding sequence ATGGTCACCCCCTTTCCCGAGCTCGACGCGCTGCTGGCCGACCTGGTCGGCTCGGCCCGCGCGATCCTCGGCGACACCTTCGTCGGCGCCTACGTGCAGGGCTCCTTCGCCCTCGGCGCCGGCGACCTCACCAGCGACTGCGACTTCATCGTCGCCACCACCGCACCACCGTCCGGCCCGGCCGAGGCCGGCCTGCGGGCGCTGCACGACGAGATCCCGACCCGCCCCGGCCTCTGGCCGCGCAACATCGAGGGCTCGTACGCGGACGTGACGTCGCTGCGGAGCGTCGACGGCCTCGGCGTGCCCTGGCTGTTCAACGACCACGGCCATCGCACCCTGATCTGGGACACGCACTGCAACAGCGCGCACGCCCGCTGGATCCTGCACCGGCACGGCATCACGCTGGCCGGGCCGCCGGTCACCGAGCTGGTCGACCCGGTCCCGCCGGAGTCCTTGCGGGCCGAGGCCCGGACCGCGCTGCCGGGGATCCTGGCCGGCCTGCGGAGCTGGGCACCGTTCGACATCGCCTGGACCCAGCGCTACCTGGTCTCGACGTACTGCCGGGTGCTCTACACGCTGCGGACGGCCGAGGTGACGTCCAAGCGCGGGGCACTGACGTGGGCCCGGGACGAGCTCGACCCGCGCTGGCGCCCGCTGCTCACCCAGGTGATCGAGGACCGTCCGCTCGGCTGGGACCCGGACGCACCGCCCCGTCCGGGCAGTCTGGAGACGGCGCTGGAGTTCGCCGCGTACGTG